The sequence below is a genomic window from Zavarzinia compransoris.
GCCGGCGCCGCCGTGGTGGATGGCGGCGGCCATGCGCGGGAACAGCCAGTCGTGCGGCGCCGATTTCAGGACGAAGACATTGGGATCGGCCAGCGCCGGATCGGCGGCCAGCCCGCCCCAGCCGGTGGCGAGCACGGCGCGGCAGCCGGTTTCCTTCACCGCGGTCAGGACCTTGCGCGTCACGTCCTCTGCTTTCTGGGTCAACATGCTGCCGAATCCGATGTAAACCGGTTTGTCCCCTGCGGCGAGGAAGTTTGCAAGGTCTTCCGGCGGCGTCCAGGCATCGGCCTCGTCCAGGAACCAATAGCCGGTCACCTGGGCCATCGCCGTCCAGTCGCGCGACCGGGGCACCACCTGCTCGCTGTAGGCATAGAGCACGCGGCGCCGGTCCGGATTATCGTCGAAATAAAGTTCCGAATAGGTTACCGGCTTCAGCCCCAGGTCCTTGCGCACGACATCGTTGATCGCATCCTTGAACAATTGCCAGATGGTGAAGCGCAGGCCCTGGTAAAGCCCCATGTTCAGGAAGCCCGGCAGGCGGAACGGCATCGGCGGCAGCATGACCGGCGGAATGTCGCGGCAGGGCGTGATCGGCTGGAACTGCACCTGCACGGAGGGCACCTTCAGCGCCTCCGCCAGGGACAGGGCGAGCACGGTGCCCGAGCCCTGGCCGATGATCAGGTCCGTGTCCTTGCAGGCGGCCCGGCCTTCCTCCGCCCAGTGGGACGCCATGTCCATCAGCAGGCGGCGCATCAGCTTCGTGCCCTTGAACAGGTTGTTGCCGGCCTCGACCATCTCGGGCGAATTGCGCATCAGCTTTTCGTAATCCGCCGTCATGGGCGAAAAGCCGATGCCGGCGCCCCGGATCAGGCCCTCGAAGTTCCGGCCCGTGGTGATGGTGACTTCATGGCCGCGGGCTTGCAGGCCGTGGGACAGGGCGATGAAGGGGCGGACGTCGCCATGGGTGCCAACGGCAAGAATGGTGATGCGCATCAAATCTACCCTGTGATCGGGAACGGCGGGAGGACGGCGCGGGGCCGGTTCATGCCCGGCCGCCCGCGGCGAGGTCATGATAGCCCAATTGCATGATCCTGACCGGGCCGATCGGCCGGTCGGCGGCCAAGGCGACGGCATGGCCCACCGGCCCCGCCAGTGCGGCCAGCCAGAGCGGCGCCTCGCTTTGCCGGTGGTGCAGCAGGGCGGGCGGGCGGGCCGGGTCGGCCTCGACGTCGAAGCCGGCCAGCGGCAGCGACAGGCCCATGCCCCAGGCTTTCACGCAGGCTTCCTTCGAGACCCAGGCCTGGAAGAAGCCGGCGGCGAGCCGGTCCGGCGGCAGGCGGTCGAGAACCTCGTTCTCGGCGGCGGAAAAGAAGCTGCGGGCCAATTGCCGGCAGGGAAAGCCCGGCTCGACCGCCTCGATATCGATGCCGACCCGGCCGCCGCGGGCGATGGCGATGGTGGCATAATTGCCGCTGCGGGATGAATTGAAGTCGAAATGGCCGAGATCGGGGGCGAAGGGCCGGCCCTGGTCGTCGGCCGCCAGCACCAGCCCGGCGGGCGGGCGGCCCGCATAGGTTGACAGCACCCGCCGCAATGCCGCCCGCCCGCGCAGGAAGCGCCGGCGGTCCAGCGGCCGGCGCAGCCGCGCCGCCCGCTCCCTTTCCCACAAACTTGTAAGCAATTCAGTGTCTTCCAGGGTGCCGGCGGCCAATTCCAGGTCGATGATCCAGGCATGGACCTCGCCCGCCGCCAGCGCGGGCGCGGCGACGGGGGCGCGGGCGCCGTCTGTCTGAAAAGCAAGGCTCATCGGGTTGCACCCTGACCGTCCATGCCCCGCGATTGTGCGGCGCATCAAGGGCAGGGTAGGCAGTCCGGCAGCGGGACTCGCAGTGGAGATGCTTTCGTTTCGGATGCAATTGCAACCAATTACCCCAAATCCGAGGCTGACGCTTTAACGAGGCGCGACATGGCGCCCCGGCACGTCGCCGTGTATATGTTTATGCATATGCAAGGAGCCGCCATGTCCGCCCCTCGATCCAGCGACACGACCCCGCCCAGGGAGGCCAAACTCTTCCGCAACAACAAGAGCCAGGCCGTGCGCATCCCTGCCGATTTCGAACTGCCGGGCGACAGGGTCCTGATACACCGGGAAGGCAACCGGCTCATCATCGAGCCGGTTCCGCGGAAGAACCTGCTCGATATCCTTGCCGGCCTGGACCCCCTGCCGCCCGAAGACCAATTCCCCGACATCGACAGCATGTTGTTGCCCGCACCGGACATCGACCTTTGAGCCGGCTCTACATGCTCGACACCCATGTCGTGTCGGCGCTGGCGCGCAATCCCCGCGGCCCGGTCGCCGGTCGAATAGCCGAGGTCGGCGCCGATGCGATCTGCGTCAGCATCATCACCGCCGCCGAACTTCGCTATGGCTGCGCCCGGAAGGGATCGCCGAGATTGCTGGCGCAGATCGAAGCCATTCTTGGCGCCCTCCAGGTCATGGTGCTCGATCTGCCCGCCGACAGCGAATATGCCGGCATCCGCTCTGAACTGGAGAAGGCGAGGACCCCCATCGGTCCCAACGACTTGCTGATCGTCGCCCATGCCTCAGCACTTGGTGCGATTCTGGTGACAGCCAACACCCGCGAGTTCACGAGGGTCGGCGCGCTGCAGGTGGAAAACTGGGTGGGCTGATATTTGCCTCGCCCTGCGGCCAGGGGCGTCGTGGGGCGTTGGGGGGGAAGGTGCCTATAAGTCCCGTTCGGGCAGGGAAGCCATGGTTTCGGCGATCGCCTGCCGCAGCCAGTGGTTGGCGGGGTCGTTCTCGACATTGGCATGCCAATAGAGATAGGCGTCCAGCCCCGGGGCCGGCAGCGGGAAGGGCAGGATCTGGTTGGCGAAGGGCCGGTTGGTGATGCGGGCGTAATGTTCGGTCATGGTCAGGATCAGGTCGGTCTGGCTGACCACGCGGCAGCCGGCGAAATAATGCTGGCAGCGCAGGCGGACATGGCGGCTGTGGCCGAGGCGGGCGAGTTCGATATCTTCGAGCCCGGGCCCGGTGGTGCGGGCCGAGACCAGTACATGCTGCTGGGCGAGATAGGTGTCGAGATCGATCCGCCCCTTGATGGCCGGGTGTCCGCTCCGCGCGATGACGACGAAGCGGTCCTCCATCAACAGGCGGCGGTGAATCCGCTCGGGCAGGCCGAGCCAGATGTCGAGTGCGGCATCGACCCGGCCGGCGGCCAGTTCCGCTTCCAGCTCGCGGCGGTCGATATGGATGGCGGACAGGTCGATTCCCGGCGCTTCCGCCGTGATCCGGTGCAGCAGGGCGGGCAGGATGCGCGCCTCCAGCACGTCGCGGATGCCGAGGACGAAGCGGCGCCGGGTCGTCGCCGGGTCGAAATGGGCGGCTTCGGAGAGCGCGATCTCCAGGCCGCGCAGGCTGCCCCGGATCGGCTCGATCAGGCCGCGGGCGAAAGGCGTCGGGGTCAGGCTGCGCCCGGCGCGGACGAACAGGGGATCGCCCAGGACGTCGCGCAGCCGGGCCAGGGCATGGCTGACCGCCGGCTGGGTCAGGTTCAGCTTGGCCGCGGCCTGGGTGATGCCGCCCTCGGTGAAGATCGCGTCCAGCACCACCAGGAGATTCAGGTCCAATCTGCTGATATGCATGATATTTATGGATCCCGCTTAAAAACATTCATTAGACGCAGGGTATCCATCCGCTAGGCTGCAGGCAATCCAACGGCGACAAGACCGGCGGAAAAAAAGAAAAAAGCGGGGGAGAGTAGGGTGCAGGATCTGGCGAACAAGGTTGCCGTGATCACCGGGGCAGCCAGTGGCTTCGGTCGTGAATTGGCGATCCAATGCGCAGGTGCAGGCATGCGGCTTGCGCTGGCCGATCTGGACGAGGCGGGCATCGGGGCGACCATCGCCCTGCTGCCCGCCGGCACCGAAACGGTGACGCGGCGTTGCGACGTCTCGAAACCGAATGACGTCGAGGGCCTGGCCGAGGCGACCTATGCCCGCTTCGGCGCGGCCCATCTTCTGTTCAACAATGCGGGCGTCGCGGTCTCCGGGCCGACCTGGACCACCACGCTCGACGATTGGAAATGGGTGCTGGACGTGAACCTCATGGGGGTCGTCCACGGCATCCGCAGCTTCGTGCCGCGCATGCTGGCGCAAGGCGAGCCGGCCCATATCGTCAATACGGCGTCCGCCGCCGGCCTCGTCTCGCCGCCGGGATCGAGCGTCTATTGCGTCTCGAAGCACGGGGTGGTGACGCTGTCCGAGTGCCTGCACCACGAACTGGCGCTGGACGGCCTGCCGATCGGCGTCTCGGTGCTGTGCCCCGCCTTCGTGCAGACCGGCATCGGCCATTCCGAGCGGCACCGCCCGGCCGATCTCGCCGATGCCAATCCGCTGGGCGAAGCCTATGCCGAACAGATGCGCAAGGCGATCGCCGCCGGCCGCCTGACCGCGGCCGATATTGCACGGATTACATTGGAAGGGGTGAGGGAAGGGCGCTTCTACATCATCACCCATCCGACCATCAAACAGGCGATCGAGATCCGGATGCAGGACATCCTGGGCGACCGCCTGCCGACCAATACATTGCGCGCCAGCCGGCGCTGAAGGACCGCGATCATGGATTTCGAATATTCGGCCAAGACGAAGGACCTGATGGATCGGGTCTCCGCCTTCATGGACCAGCATGTCTATCCGAACGAACACCGTTTCGAGGCGGAAGTGGCGGACGGCGACCGCTGGCAGCCGACCAAAGTGATCGAGGAACTGAAGGCCAAGGCCAAGGAAGCGGGGCTCTGGAACCTGTTCCTGCCCGAATCCGCGCGCGGCGCCGGGCTCACCAACCTCGAATATGCGCCGCTCTGCGAGATCATGGGCCGCGTCGCCTGGGCGCCGGAAGTCTTCAACTGCTCGGCGCCCGACACCGGCAACATGGAAGTCCTGGAGCGTTACGGCACCGAGGAACATAAGAAGCAATGGCTGGCCCCGCTGCTCGCCGGCGAGATCCGCTCCTGCTTCGCCATGACCGAGCCGGATGTCGCTTCCTCGGACGCGACCAATATCGAAAGCTCGATCCGGCGTGACGGCGATCATTACGTCGTCAACGGCCGCAAGTGGTGGTCGTCGGGCGCCAACGACCCGCGCTGCAAGGTCTTCATCTTCATGGGCAAGACCGATCCGGGCAACCCGAACCGCCATGCCCAGCAATCGATGATCATCGTGCCGCGCGATGCGGCCGGTGTCACCGTGCTGCGCCACCTGCCGGTCTTCGGCTATGACGATGCGCCCCATGGCCACGGCGAGGTGCTGTTCGAGAATGTGCGCGTGCCGCTCTCGAACATGCTGCTGGGCGAGGGGCGGGGCTTCGAGATCGCCCAGGGCCGCCTGGGGCCGGGCCGCATCCACCATTGCATGCGCCTGATCGGCCTGGCCGAACGCGCGCTCGAGAAAATGTGCAAAAGGGTGAAGAGCCGCATCGCCTTCGGCAAGCCGGTGGCGCAGCAGACGGTGACCCTGGAGCGCATCGCCGAAGCCCGGATCATGATCGACCAGTGCCGTTTCCTGGTGCTGAACGCGGCCGACAAGATGGACCGCTACGGCAACAAGGTGGCGGCCAAGGAAATCGCCATGATCAAGGTGGCCGCCCCCAACATGGCCTGCAAGGTCATCGACTGGGCGATCCAGGCCCATGGCGGCGGCGGCGTCTCCAACGATTTCGGCCTCGCCTATGCCTATGCCGGCGCCCGCACGCTCCGCCTCGCCGACGGGCCGGACGAGGTTCACCGCAACCAGATCGGCAAGCTCGAACTCCAGCGCACCCAGTAACCCGGAGAGTAGCCATGAGCGTGAAGGCCCTGTTCGATCTCTCCGGCAAGGTGGCGCTGGTCACCGGCGGCTCGCGCGGCCTCGGCCTCCAGATGGCCGAGGCTTTGGGCGAGATGGGCGCCAAGGTCGCGATCGCGGCGCGGAAGCCGGCCGAACTGGCGGCGGCGGAAGCGGCGCTGGCGGCGGCGGGCATCGACGCCCTGTCGGTGCCGGCCGACCTCGGCGATCCGAGCGGGCAGTCGGCGGCGGCGCTGGTCGAGGCCGTGCTCGCCCGCTTCGGGCGGATCGACATCCTGGTCAATAATGCGGGGGCGACCTGGGGCGCCCCGGCGGAGGATTATCCCCCCGCCGCCTGGGACAAGGTGATGACCCTCAACATCGACAGCCTGTTCCGCCTGTCGCAGGAAGTGGGCAAGCGCGCCATGATCCCCCAGGGCGGCGGCAAGATCATCAACATCGCCTCGATCGCCGGGTTGGGCGGCAATCCGCCCGCGCTGTCCATGCATACGATCGCCTACAACACGTCGAAGGGCGCCGTGGTGAATTTCACCCGCGCGCTGGCGGCGGAATGGGGGCGCTACAACATCAACGTCAACGCCATCTGCCCGGGCTTCTTCCCCTCGAAGATGTCCCAGGGCCTGCTCGACCGCTTCGCCCAGCATGTGGTCGAGGCGACGCCGCTCGGCCGTCTCGGCGGCGAGGAAGACATGAAGGGCGCGGCGGTGTTTCTCGCTTCGGACGCCTCGCGTCACATCACCGGCCAGTTGCTGGCGGTCGACGGCGGCGTTTCCGCAACCTGATCCGACGGTAAAGAGGAGCGTAAGGCATGAAGCAACTCTTCTGGCTGAACGACGAAGCCTGGGAGAAGGTCGAACCCCTGCTGCCCAGCGGCGGGCGCGGCGCCCCGCGCGCCGACGACCGGCGCATCATCAGCGGCATCCTGCACATGCTGCATGCCGGCGGGCGCTGGCGCGACTGGCCGGCCAATCACTACGGCCCCTATGCCACGGTCTGCAACCGCTATGCCCGCTGGCGCAAGCAAGGCATCTGGCCGCGCATCCACGATGCGGTGGCCCCGGCCGTCGCCGGCCGCGGCGCCAAGGCGGCACACCACTGATCGACGTTCCGGGTTGCTTTGCGTTTCACGATTTCCCCCCCAGGAGACAGGCAACCCGATGCGCAGCACCGCCGCCGAACGTCCGCCCTCGCCCCTGCTGCTCGCCCTCGAACTGCGGGCGCTGCCGGAGCTTTGGGGCTATCTCGCCGCGAGGCCGATCCTCGACCGGGCCCCGGCCGGGGACGGCCACCCGGTCCTGGTCATGCCGGGGCTTGCCGCCGGCGACGGTTCCACCGTGCCGCTGCGCCGCTTCCTGCGCCGGCGCGGCTATCATGCCCATGGCTGGAAGGCGGGGCGGAACACGGGCCAGCCCGGCCTTCTCTTCGCCTTGCAGGAGCGCCTGGCCGACCTGCACGAGCGCCACGGCCGCAAGGTCAGCCTGATCGGCTGGAGCGCCGGCGGCCTCTACGCCCGGGAACTGGCGAAGC
It includes:
- a CDS encoding glycosyltransferase; amino-acid sequence: MRITILAVGTHGDVRPFIALSHGLQARGHEVTITTGRNFEGLIRGAGIGFSPMTADYEKLMRNSPEMVEAGNNLFKGTKLMRRLLMDMASHWAEEGRAACKDTDLIIGQGSGTVLALSLAEALKVPSVQVQFQPITPCRDIPPVMLPPMPFRLPGFLNMGLYQGLRFTIWQLFKDAINDVVRKDLGLKPVTYSELYFDDNPDRRRVLYAYSEQVVPRSRDWTAMAQVTGYWFLDEADAWTPPEDLANFLAAGDKPVYIGFGSMLTQKAEDVTRKVLTAVKETGCRAVLATGWGGLAADPALADPNVFVLKSAPHDWLFPRMAAAIHHGGAGTTAAACRAGIPSLIMPFITEQAFWSARLEEKGIAAPRLNRKTVTARDFQRGLARLLDPAMKARAEALGTKIRAENGVERAIAQLEAWNLLPNAAPQPAEDHALA
- a CDS encoding 4'-phosphopantetheinyl transferase family protein, with product MSLAFQTDGARAPVAAPALAAGEVHAWIIDLELAAGTLEDTELLTSLWERERAARLRRPLDRRRFLRGRAALRRVLSTYAGRPPAGLVLAADDQGRPFAPDLGHFDFNSSRSGNYATIAIARGGRVGIDIEAVEPGFPCRQLARSFFSAAENEVLDRLPPDRLAAGFFQAWVSKEACVKAWGMGLSLPLAGFDVEADPARPPALLHHRQSEAPLWLAALAGPVGHAVALAADRPIGPVRIMQLGYHDLAAGGRA
- a CDS encoding transposase codes for the protein MKQLFWLNDEAWEKVEPLLPSGGRGAPRADDRRIISGILHMLHAGGRWRDWPANHYGPYATVCNRYARWRKQGIWPRIHDAVAPAVAGRGAKAAHH
- a CDS encoding acyl-CoA dehydrogenase family protein, with translation MDFEYSAKTKDLMDRVSAFMDQHVYPNEHRFEAEVADGDRWQPTKVIEELKAKAKEAGLWNLFLPESARGAGLTNLEYAPLCEIMGRVAWAPEVFNCSAPDTGNMEVLERYGTEEHKKQWLAPLLAGEIRSCFAMTEPDVASSDATNIESSIRRDGDHYVVNGRKWWSSGANDPRCKVFIFMGKTDPGNPNRHAQQSMIIVPRDAAGVTVLRHLPVFGYDDAPHGHGEVLFENVRVPLSNMLLGEGRGFEIAQGRLGPGRIHHCMRLIGLAERALEKMCKRVKSRIAFGKPVAQQTVTLERIAEARIMIDQCRFLVLNAADKMDRYGNKVAAKEIAMIKVAAPNMACKVIDWAIQAHGGGGVSNDFGLAYAYAGARTLRLADGPDEVHRNQIGKLELQRTQ
- a CDS encoding type II toxin-antitoxin system VapC family toxin, with protein sequence MSRLYMLDTHVVSALARNPRGPVAGRIAEVGADAICVSIITAAELRYGCARKGSPRLLAQIEAILGALQVMVLDLPADSEYAGIRSELEKARTPIGPNDLLIVAHASALGAILVTANTREFTRVGALQVENWVG
- a CDS encoding LysR family transcriptional regulator, with product MHISRLDLNLLVVLDAIFTEGGITQAAAKLNLTQPAVSHALARLRDVLGDPLFVRAGRSLTPTPFARGLIEPIRGSLRGLEIALSEAAHFDPATTRRRFVLGIRDVLEARILPALLHRITAEAPGIDLSAIHIDRRELEAELAAGRVDAALDIWLGLPERIHRRLLMEDRFVVIARSGHPAIKGRIDLDTYLAQQHVLVSARTTGPGLEDIELARLGHSRHVRLRCQHYFAGCRVVSQTDLILTMTEHYARITNRPFANQILPFPLPAPGLDAYLYWHANVENDPANHWLRQAIAETMASLPERDL
- a CDS encoding antitoxin — encoded protein: MAPRHVAVYMFMHMQGAAMSAPRSSDTTPPREAKLFRNNKSQAVRIPADFELPGDRVLIHREGNRLIIEPVPRKNLLDILAGLDPLPPEDQFPDIDSMLLPAPDIDL
- a CDS encoding SDR family oxidoreductase; translated protein: MSVKALFDLSGKVALVTGGSRGLGLQMAEALGEMGAKVAIAARKPAELAAAEAALAAAGIDALSVPADLGDPSGQSAAALVEAVLARFGRIDILVNNAGATWGAPAEDYPPAAWDKVMTLNIDSLFRLSQEVGKRAMIPQGGGKIINIASIAGLGGNPPALSMHTIAYNTSKGAVVNFTRALAAEWGRYNINVNAICPGFFPSKMSQGLLDRFAQHVVEATPLGRLGGEEDMKGAAVFLASDASRHITGQLLAVDGGVSAT
- a CDS encoding SDR family NAD(P)-dependent oxidoreductase; the encoded protein is MQDLANKVAVITGAASGFGRELAIQCAGAGMRLALADLDEAGIGATIALLPAGTETVTRRCDVSKPNDVEGLAEATYARFGAAHLLFNNAGVAVSGPTWTTTLDDWKWVLDVNLMGVVHGIRSFVPRMLAQGEPAHIVNTASAAGLVSPPGSSVYCVSKHGVVTLSECLHHELALDGLPIGVSVLCPAFVQTGIGHSERHRPADLADANPLGEAYAEQMRKAIAAGRLTAADIARITLEGVREGRFYIITHPTIKQAIEIRMQDILGDRLPTNTLRASRR